A window of Tautonia plasticadhaerens contains these coding sequences:
- a CDS encoding DNA polymerase yields MIAPHRLAHVTIGERTFPCERPWDARPLELRPRCPYIAFDTETTVVDLRREVPQLVLASFCSGRRQGLLHPDQIGPFILAHREARLIAHNAAFDFWVVDRHLRERAEEEALRSWWNLCDRGRLHCSMTLDMLIRLAEGRPGKGGGDRIEPRNLAEVAAEVTSLRITKEDTARTSFGEILGANWEGIDQRFLDYAVRDAIVTYPTYLSLSATAERLMRGHGYAPDDPGDERSSIRPDAVRSFGLLSEAVQVKGAIALAAITRNGIDLDAGRVARLEAEYRGQLDTLHEQLARDYPGLFHADREGRPRIGGKMGLPSVNQKGLREHLIRAARQAESARGRAIEIPLTDRGKQVSTAAAAWAEHAEDHPLFATWAHREQLRKMLEFFGRLGAGRVHPRYDVLKRTGRTSCSDPNVQNLPRKGGVRELFLAGPGRLLLMSDYAAVELRTLAATCLARYGSSRLAETIRAGIDPHCYTAAMLLGLPLERFMALADADDEVELDGRRQVVRGHHFRRHRQDAKAVNFGVPGGLGARGLVDYARASYGVELTVEQAEAFRSRLIREVYPELERYLADETMAALARNLGTREEECWEALDRGGRREPSLLRGVENLVKGRTQKRDGTPYNERWVSDVWETLADLDRGGDPGLSRLLADRQAGPRLHRRLFGRPAVTLTGRIRGGCSYTEACNAPFQGLAADGAKWGLWGLLKAGYRTVAFIHDEVLVTLPDEGGHVAEAEIRRVESVLRDAMASVLVGDISIACESSLADRWTKEAGMVVVDGKARPLPAPAVAGEAPQTSAEPSAA; encoded by the coding sequence ATGATCGCCCCGCACCGGCTCGCCCACGTGACCATCGGCGAGCGGACGTTCCCCTGCGAGCGTCCCTGGGACGCCCGCCCCCTCGAGTTGCGGCCGCGGTGCCCCTACATCGCGTTCGACACCGAGACCACCGTCGTCGACCTGCGGCGGGAGGTCCCGCAGCTCGTCCTGGCCTCCTTCTGCTCGGGCCGCCGGCAGGGACTGCTCCATCCCGACCAGATCGGGCCCTTCATCCTCGCGCACCGGGAGGCCCGCCTCATCGCCCACAACGCCGCGTTCGACTTCTGGGTGGTCGATCGCCATCTCCGCGAACGGGCCGAGGAGGAGGCCCTGCGGTCCTGGTGGAACCTCTGCGACCGGGGACGCCTGCACTGCTCGATGACGCTGGACATGCTCATCCGGCTGGCCGAGGGCCGCCCCGGGAAGGGGGGCGGCGACCGGATCGAGCCGCGCAACCTCGCGGAGGTCGCAGCCGAGGTCACGTCGCTGCGAATCACCAAGGAGGACACAGCTCGAACGAGCTTCGGGGAGATCCTCGGGGCCAACTGGGAGGGGATCGACCAGCGGTTCCTCGACTACGCCGTCCGGGACGCGATCGTCACCTACCCGACCTACCTGTCCCTGTCGGCGACGGCCGAGCGGCTCATGCGGGGGCACGGCTACGCGCCGGACGACCCGGGCGACGAGCGGTCCTCCATCCGGCCGGACGCCGTGCGCTCCTTCGGCCTGCTGAGCGAGGCCGTCCAGGTGAAAGGGGCCATCGCCCTGGCCGCGATCACCCGCAACGGCATCGACCTGGACGCCGGGCGGGTCGCCCGGCTGGAGGCGGAGTACCGGGGCCAGCTCGACACCCTCCACGAGCAACTGGCCCGCGACTACCCGGGCCTCTTCCATGCGGATCGCGAGGGCCGGCCGAGGATAGGCGGGAAGATGGGCCTCCCGTCGGTCAACCAGAAGGGCCTCCGGGAGCACCTGATCCGGGCAGCCCGGCAGGCCGAGTCGGCCCGGGGCCGGGCGATCGAGATCCCGTTGACCGACCGGGGCAAGCAGGTCTCGACGGCGGCGGCCGCCTGGGCTGAACACGCCGAGGACCACCCCCTCTTCGCGACCTGGGCCCATCGCGAGCAGCTCAGGAAGATGCTCGAGTTCTTCGGCCGCCTCGGGGCCGGGCGGGTCCACCCGCGCTACGACGTGCTCAAGCGGACCGGCCGGACGAGCTGCTCGGACCCCAACGTCCAGAACCTCCCCCGCAAGGGGGGCGTCCGCGAGCTGTTCCTCGCCGGCCCGGGCCGCCTCCTGCTGATGTCCGATTACGCCGCGGTCGAGTTGCGGACGCTCGCCGCGACCTGCCTGGCCCGCTACGGCTCCTCCCGGCTCGCCGAGACGATCCGCGCCGGGATCGACCCCCACTGCTACACGGCCGCCATGCTGCTCGGCCTGCCGCTGGAACGCTTCATGGCGCTGGCCGACGCGGACGACGAGGTCGAGCTCGACGGCCGCCGCCAGGTCGTCCGGGGCCATCACTTCCGCCGGCACCGCCAGGATGCGAAGGCGGTGAACTTCGGCGTCCCCGGCGGGTTGGGGGCCCGGGGCCTGGTCGACTACGCCCGCGCCAGCTACGGCGTGGAGCTGACCGTCGAGCAGGCCGAGGCCTTCCGCTCCCGGCTCATCCGCGAGGTGTATCCCGAGCTGGAGCGCTACCTGGCCGACGAGACGATGGCGGCCCTGGCCCGCAACCTCGGCACCCGCGAGGAGGAGTGCTGGGAGGCCCTCGACCGCGGCGGCCGCCGCGAGCCGAGCCTGCTCCGCGGCGTCGAGAACCTGGTCAAGGGCCGCACGCAGAAGCGAGACGGTACGCCCTACAACGAGCGCTGGGTCAGCGACGTCTGGGAGACGCTCGCCGACCTGGACCGTGGCGGCGATCCCGGCCTCTCCCGGCTCCTCGCCGACCGCCAGGCCGGGCCCAGGCTGCACCGGCGGCTCTTCGGCCGTCCGGCGGTCACGCTGACCGGCCGGATCCGCGGCGGCTGCTCCTACACCGAGGCGTGCAATGCCCCGTTCCAGGGCCTCGCCGCCGACGGGGCAAAGTGGGGGCTCTGGGGCCTGCTGAAGGCGGGCTACCGGACGGTGGCGTTCATCCACGACGAGGTGCTGGTGACGCTGCCCGACGAGGGGGGCCACGTCGCCGAGGCGGAGATCCGTCGGGTCGAGTCGGTGCTCCGCGACGCCATGGCCTCGGTGCTCGTCGGCGACATCTCCATCGCCTGCGAGTCGTCACTGGCCGACCGCTGGACCAAGGAGGCCGGGATGGTCGTCGTCGACGGCAAGGCCCGTCCCCTACCTGCTCCCGCCGTGGCCGGCGAGGCCCCGCAGACGTCCGCGGAGCCCTCCGCGGCGTGA
- a CDS encoding IS5 family transposase translates to MASAHMPDEFFDLVAHHLPPEPAIGPYGGRPPIGHRVALRVIWFVLATGNRWEDVPQELGCSGRTAHRRLRAWEEAGIWDRLHADLLRLLRKAGKLETDTVVVDGVTVRASGGGEATGPSPVDRSRKGTKHTVMVSRTGVPLAIRTAGANESDHRQIIPLVLDFPSVAGKPGRPKQLPDDLYADRGYDSEGTRALLRWMGIEPHIAKRRTPHGSGLGKVRWVVERTIGWIKGLRRMRVRYDRLGVIQDAWTTLAACVICFRILHQDVM, encoded by the coding sequence ATGGCGAGCGCCCACATGCCGGACGAGTTCTTCGATCTGGTTGCCCACCACCTGCCGCCGGAACCGGCCATCGGCCCCTACGGCGGGCGTCCGCCGATCGGGCACCGGGTCGCCCTGCGTGTCATCTGGTTCGTCCTGGCCACCGGCAATCGCTGGGAGGATGTCCCGCAGGAACTCGGCTGCTCAGGTCGCACCGCCCATCGCCGGCTGCGGGCCTGGGAGGAGGCCGGCATCTGGGACCGCCTCCATGCCGACCTGCTGAGGCTGCTCCGCAAGGCTGGCAAGCTGGAGACCGACACGGTGGTCGTCGACGGCGTGACGGTGCGGGCCTCCGGCGGCGGCGAGGCGACCGGCCCGAGCCCCGTCGACCGCAGCAGGAAGGGCACGAAGCACACGGTGATGGTCAGTCGCACCGGAGTGCCGCTGGCGATCCGCACCGCCGGGGCCAACGAGAGCGACCACCGCCAGATCATCCCGCTGGTGCTCGACTTCCCGAGCGTCGCCGGCAAACCGGGCAGGCCGAAGCAGTTGCCGGATGACCTGTATGCCGACCGGGGCTACGACAGCGAGGGGACGAGGGCGTTACTGCGTTGGATGGGCATCGAGCCGCACATCGCCAAGCGTCGGACACCGCACGGCAGCGGGCTGGGCAAGGTCCGCTGGGTGGTGGAGCGGACGATCGGCTGGATCAAGGGCCTGCGGCGGATGCGGGTGCGGTACGACCGGCTGGGGGTGATCCAGGACGCCTGGACGACCCTGGCGGCCTGTGTCATCTGCTTCCGTATCCTCCACCAGGATGTGATGTGA
- a CDS encoding ISL3 family transposase, protein MSTSLLYHAFGVRGYQYIRTVYEAGRVRFAIRQPRKALRCSACGSRSLRPRGAVERLFRALPIGGRPVTIDFAVPRVGCSDCGAIRQVAVGFAEPRRSYTKAFERYALDLSRHMTIRAVAEHLGVSWDVIKDIQRRDLQRRFARPKLGHLRRIAIDEIAVGKRRRFLTVVLDLGSGAVVFVGEGKGSDPLEPFWWRLRRTKAKVEAVAIDMSPAYRRAVAEHLPGATVVFDRFHVVKLFNERLSDLRPSLHRQATAEKKAVLKGSRWLLLKNPENLDAQRDEAARLAEALRLNRPLAVAYFLKEDLRRFWGQPGKAMADRFLEGWIGRARASGVAMLGKMADTLEGHRDGLLAYYDHRISTGQLEGTNNKIKTLSRQAYGFRDREFFKLKLLAIHEARYALVG, encoded by the coding sequence ATGTCCACCAGCCTCCTGTACCACGCCTTCGGCGTCCGCGGCTACCAGTACATCCGCACCGTCTACGAGGCGGGGCGGGTCCGCTTCGCCATCCGCCAGCCCCGCAAGGCCTTGCGCTGCTCGGCCTGCGGCTCTCGCTCGCTCCGGCCCCGGGGGGCGGTCGAGAGGCTGTTCCGCGCCCTGCCCATCGGCGGCCGCCCGGTGACGATCGACTTCGCCGTGCCGCGCGTCGGCTGCTCCGATTGCGGGGCCATCCGCCAGGTCGCCGTCGGCTTCGCCGAGCCCCGACGCTCCTACACCAAGGCGTTCGAGCGCTATGCCCTGGACCTCTCGCGGCACATGACGATCCGGGCCGTGGCCGAGCACCTCGGCGTCAGCTGGGACGTCATCAAGGACATCCAGCGGCGCGACCTGCAGCGGCGGTTCGCCCGGCCGAAGCTCGGCCACCTGAGGCGGATCGCCATCGACGAGATCGCCGTCGGCAAGCGGCGACGCTTCCTGACCGTCGTGCTGGACCTGGGCAGCGGGGCGGTCGTCTTCGTCGGCGAGGGCAAGGGCAGCGACCCCTTGGAGCCCTTCTGGTGGCGGCTGCGTCGGACCAAGGCGAAGGTCGAGGCGGTGGCCATCGACATGTCGCCGGCCTACCGCCGCGCCGTGGCCGAGCACCTGCCCGGGGCGACAGTGGTCTTCGACCGCTTCCATGTCGTCAAGCTCTTCAACGAGCGGCTATCCGACCTGCGGCCGTCGCTGCACCGGCAGGCCACGGCCGAGAAGAAGGCGGTGCTCAAGGGCTCGCGGTGGCTGCTGCTGAAGAACCCGGAGAACCTGGACGCGCAGCGGGACGAGGCTGCCCGGCTGGCCGAGGCGCTGAGGCTCAATCGGCCGCTGGCGGTGGCCTACTTCCTCAAGGAGGACCTCCGGCGGTTCTGGGGCCAGCCGGGCAAGGCGATGGCCGACCGCTTCCTGGAGGGTTGGATCGGCCGGGCGCGGGCCTCGGGGGTCGCGATGCTGGGCAAGATGGCCGACACGCTGGAGGGGCACCGCGACGGCCTGCTGGCCTACTACGACCACCGGATCAGTACCGGGCAGCTGGAGGGGACCAACAACAAGATCAAGACGCTGAGCCGGCAGGCCTACGGCTTCCGCGACCGGGAGTTCTTCAAGCTGAAGCTCCTGGCGATCCACGAGGCCAGGTACGCGTTAGTCGGATGA
- a CDS encoding DUF3987 domain-containing protein, with amino-acid sequence MRHLKRLLARLEGVTRTPSGFQAHCPCPGHDGRGDGLVGDRTPSLSVGLGDNGRLLLHCHGGCKADAVLEGIGLGFDDLYPDDDATEDADDSGDGPGPALAVARPAPIDADPAELDLRDRVYRDLLERLPLADRHRDALRARGLTDERIDRNAYRSLSFFQARQEALGPLRDRFGEELLRVPGFRQGRSGIGLAALPNGLLIPVRDAAGRVVALKIRRDDAAGGPRYLSFSGGDGPSSGAPPHVPPGVGPAPVIRLTEGELKADVASARDGLPTISVPGVTAWAAGIPLLRELGAETVRLAFDADARTKPGVARQLLDCATALASEEFLVELERWPAEAGKGIDDVLAAGGGTEVLAGAAAMEAIRELVPGDPPAPDPVTASGDEEGLAADSPASGTLEVVATTDPAPAGDPITVRIPGPRRSFPLEVFPGIVARSAARLAGAIGCPHDFVAMALLTVAAAAIGLSRVLALSRNWSESPGLYGCIIGNPGTAKSPAIASGVRVVYRLQRRLDQQHQRDLEAYEVALAEYEEAIRARKGRSRGRDAGDDSRGESPPKPTRPQPARIITSDATVESLAPILKQNPRGLLMHRDELPGWVRSMDQYRGGKGSDRQFYLSAWSGQDVIVDRKGDGTRSLYVPEPSLSVLGSIQPDMLGELADARSRQDGFLDRLLFCYPETSVGQPWPDGRLPRAVIEGWDRTVRRLYRLRQREADDGTLRPRVVRPSPEALDVLRAWWDGHLAEMQAPGFDRELLAGPYSKFRAHVCRLALVIHCLRHVCDGADGRVLDAESARRATVLADYFKEQCLRVHCRLRVAREDARAEAILGWVRRHGGKCSVRDLCRQQVAGIKKASAAKKALRDLEDRGMGRCTVHYSGKKESIAFEMHQDVGRAEEAA; translated from the coding sequence ATGCGACACCTCAAGCGGTTGCTCGCGAGGCTGGAGGGGGTCACCCGGACCCCCTCGGGCTTCCAGGCCCACTGCCCCTGCCCCGGCCACGACGGCCGGGGCGATGGGCTGGTGGGCGACCGGACCCCCTCGCTCAGCGTCGGCCTGGGCGACAACGGCCGGCTCCTGCTCCATTGCCACGGCGGCTGCAAGGCCGACGCGGTCCTGGAGGGGATTGGCCTCGGCTTCGACGACCTCTACCCGGATGACGATGCGACGGAGGACGCCGACGACTCCGGGGACGGGCCCGGGCCGGCCCTGGCCGTCGCCCGCCCCGCGCCGATCGACGCCGATCCGGCGGAGCTCGACCTTCGCGACCGGGTCTACCGGGACCTGCTCGAGCGGCTTCCCCTCGCCGACCGGCACCGCGACGCCCTCCGCGCCCGCGGCCTGACCGACGAGCGGATCGACCGCAACGCCTATCGCTCGCTGAGCTTCTTCCAGGCCCGGCAGGAGGCCCTCGGTCCGCTGCGGGACCGGTTCGGAGAGGAGCTGCTCCGGGTGCCCGGCTTCCGGCAGGGCCGCTCGGGCATCGGGCTCGCCGCCCTGCCCAACGGCCTGCTCATCCCGGTCCGCGACGCGGCCGGCCGGGTCGTGGCCCTGAAGATCCGCCGCGACGATGCGGCGGGGGGGCCGAGGTACCTCAGCTTCTCGGGCGGCGACGGCCCCAGCAGCGGCGCCCCGCCGCACGTGCCCCCGGGCGTGGGCCCGGCCCCGGTCATCCGCCTGACCGAGGGGGAGCTGAAGGCCGACGTCGCCTCCGCCAGGGACGGGCTGCCCACCATCTCCGTGCCCGGCGTCACCGCCTGGGCGGCGGGGATCCCGCTCCTGCGGGAGCTGGGCGCGGAGACGGTGCGGCTGGCCTTCGACGCCGACGCCCGCACCAAGCCCGGCGTGGCCCGGCAGCTGCTCGACTGCGCCACGGCGCTGGCCTCCGAGGAGTTCCTGGTCGAGCTGGAGCGCTGGCCGGCGGAGGCCGGCAAGGGGATCGACGACGTCCTGGCCGCCGGCGGCGGGACCGAGGTGCTCGCGGGGGCGGCGGCGATGGAGGCGATCCGGGAGCTCGTCCCCGGGGACCCGCCGGCTCCCGACCCGGTGACGGCGTCCGGGGACGAGGAAGGCCTCGCGGCCGATTCCCCGGCCAGCGGCACGCTCGAGGTGGTCGCCACCACGGATCCGGCCCCGGCCGGGGATCCGATCACGGTCCGGATCCCCGGCCCCCGCCGCTCCTTCCCCCTGGAGGTCTTCCCGGGGATCGTCGCCCGCTCCGCCGCGAGGCTGGCCGGGGCGATCGGCTGCCCGCACGACTTCGTGGCGATGGCCCTGCTCACGGTCGCCGCCGCGGCGATCGGCCTCAGCCGCGTCCTGGCCCTCAGCCGGAACTGGTCCGAGTCGCCGGGGCTCTACGGCTGCATCATCGGCAACCCCGGCACGGCCAAGTCGCCGGCCATCGCCTCGGGCGTCCGGGTCGTCTACCGCCTCCAGCGGCGGCTGGACCAGCAGCACCAGCGGGACCTGGAGGCGTACGAGGTCGCCCTGGCCGAGTACGAGGAGGCGATCCGGGCCCGCAAGGGCCGATCGCGCGGCAGGGACGCGGGCGACGACTCCCGGGGCGAATCGCCCCCGAAGCCGACCCGCCCCCAGCCGGCCCGGATCATCACCTCCGACGCGACGGTCGAGTCCCTGGCGCCGATCCTGAAGCAGAATCCGCGCGGCCTGCTGATGCACCGCGACGAGCTCCCCGGCTGGGTCCGCTCCATGGACCAGTACCGCGGCGGCAAGGGCAGCGACCGCCAGTTCTACCTCTCGGCCTGGTCGGGCCAGGACGTGATCGTCGACCGCAAGGGCGACGGGACGCGATCGCTCTACGTGCCGGAGCCGTCCCTCTCCGTGCTCGGGTCGATCCAGCCGGACATGCTCGGCGAGCTGGCCGACGCCCGGTCGCGGCAGGACGGGTTCCTCGACCGCCTGCTCTTCTGCTACCCGGAGACCTCCGTCGGCCAGCCCTGGCCCGACGGCCGGCTCCCCCGGGCGGTGATCGAGGGCTGGGACCGGACCGTGCGCCGGCTCTACCGGCTCCGCCAGCGCGAGGCGGACGACGGGACCCTCCGGCCCCGGGTCGTCCGGCCGAGCCCCGAGGCCCTGGACGTGCTACGGGCGTGGTGGGACGGGCACCTGGCGGAGATGCAGGCCCCGGGGTTCGACCGCGAGCTGCTGGCCGGGCCGTACTCCAAGTTCCGGGCGCACGTCTGCCGGCTCGCCCTGGTGATCCACTGCCTGCGGCACGTCTGCGACGGGGCGGACGGGCGGGTGCTCGACGCCGAGAGCGCCCGGCGGGCGACCGTGCTGGCCGACTACTTCAAGGAGCAGTGCCTCCGCGTCCACTGCCGGCTGCGGGTGGCGCGGGAGGACGCCCGGGCCGAGGCGATCCTCGGATGGGTCCGCCGGCACGGCGGGAAGTGCTCGGTGCGGGACCTCTGCCGCCAGCAGGTGGCCGGGATCAAGAAGGCCTCCGCGGCCAAGAAGGCCCTCAGGGACCTGGAGGACCGCGGGATGGGGCGCTGCACCGTCCACTACTCGGGCAAGAAGGAATCGATCGCCTTCGAGATGCACCAGGATGTCGGGCGGGCCGAGGAGGCCGCCTGA
- a CDS encoding recombinase family protein, with translation MKAATYARVSTDKQGRDQTVDSQLEALRRWAATHGHELKDDHVYIDEGYSGARLDRPALDRLRDAAREGEFDVLGVYSPDRLARRYAYQVLLLEELRKASCAVEFIERPISDDPHDQLLLQIQGAIAEYERAVLGERFRRGKLQKARAGHWIAGQAPYGYRYVPNRDGVPGHLEIEEVEAEVVRMVYRWLIDERMTVRQILKRLAAGPWRPRNGKRLWSNSLVHRVLSDPLYSGTAYANRHVLVAPRRPRTAGPRAGQPTCRKDRPR, from the coding sequence ATGAAAGCGGCGACCTACGCCCGAGTCTCGACCGACAAGCAGGGGCGTGACCAGACCGTTGACAGCCAGCTCGAGGCCCTCCGCCGCTGGGCGGCCACTCACGGCCACGAGCTCAAAGACGATCACGTCTACATCGACGAGGGCTATTCGGGCGCGCGCCTCGACCGTCCCGCGCTCGACCGCCTCCGCGACGCCGCACGCGAGGGCGAGTTCGACGTCCTGGGCGTCTACAGCCCCGACCGGCTGGCCCGCCGCTACGCCTACCAGGTCCTCCTGCTCGAGGAGCTCCGCAAGGCCTCGTGCGCCGTCGAGTTCATCGAGCGGCCCATCTCCGACGACCCACACGACCAGCTCCTGCTCCAGATCCAGGGGGCGATCGCCGAGTACGAGCGGGCGGTGCTCGGCGAGCGGTTCCGCCGCGGCAAGCTCCAGAAGGCCCGCGCCGGCCACTGGATCGCCGGCCAGGCCCCCTACGGCTACCGCTACGTGCCCAATCGGGACGGCGTGCCGGGGCACCTGGAGATCGAGGAGGTCGAGGCCGAGGTCGTCCGGATGGTCTACCGCTGGCTGATCGACGAGCGGATGACCGTCCGCCAGATCCTCAAGCGGCTCGCCGCCGGGCCCTGGCGGCCCCGCAACGGCAAGCGGCTCTGGTCCAACAGCCTCGTGCATCGGGTCCTCTCCGACCCGCTTTATTCCGGCACGGCCTACGCCAACCGGCACGTGCTCGTCGCCCCGCGGAGGCCCCGGACCGCCGGCCCCCGGGCGGGCCAGCCGACGTGCCGCAAGGATCGCCCGCGCTAG
- a CDS encoding IS701 family transposase yields the protein MNRTYTPDLNPDVLDRLAAYAASFRADFNRPRQAAWCGVYLRGLVQDGDRKSVEPMAARVPLSEGLDVADPDQALQQFLGQSTWDEQAVLSRYRATMAAKFADPAGIFVIDDTTFPKQGTHSVGVQRQYCGALGKKANCQCAVSVHYVAPRGHYPLNMRLYLPEGWLADPKRLDKAKVPEAERRSLTKGQIALELLDRIRAEGLPGGLVVADSGYGVSGPFRDGLAERGLHYVVGVTDEMLVFTEEPRWDEPKAGTGGRPQKRRRLAEGSPRPVGLKELAARTPRRKVTWREGTKGPMWGRFAWLRVWPGQGWATGDCAGAEPIWLLIEEQADGKLKYAFSNLPADTSRIRAVRLWRSRWPVELGYQQMKEELGLDHHEGRSWRGFHHHACLVMLAFGFLTLERRRARRGRSRPGKKGEAERR from the coding sequence ATGAACCGGACCTACACCCCCGACTTAAACCCCGACGTCCTCGACCGCCTCGCCGCGTATGCCGCCTCCTTCCGCGCCGACTTCAACCGGCCCCGCCAGGCCGCCTGGTGCGGCGTCTACCTCCGCGGCCTGGTCCAGGACGGGGACCGCAAGAGCGTCGAGCCGATGGCCGCCCGCGTCCCCCTGTCGGAGGGGCTCGACGTCGCCGACCCCGACCAGGCCCTGCAGCAGTTCCTCGGCCAGAGCACCTGGGACGAGCAAGCGGTCCTGAGCCGCTACCGGGCCACGATGGCGGCGAAGTTCGCCGACCCGGCCGGCATCTTCGTGATCGATGACACCACCTTCCCCAAGCAGGGCACGCACTCCGTCGGCGTGCAGCGGCAGTACTGCGGCGCCCTGGGCAAGAAGGCCAACTGCCAGTGCGCCGTCAGCGTCCACTACGTCGCCCCGAGGGGGCACTACCCGCTGAACATGCGGCTCTACCTCCCGGAGGGCTGGCTGGCCGACCCGAAGCGACTGGATAAGGCCAAGGTGCCCGAGGCCGAGCGGCGGTCGCTGACCAAGGGTCAGATCGCCCTGGAGTTGCTCGACCGCATCCGCGCCGAAGGGCTGCCGGGCGGGCTCGTCGTGGCCGACAGCGGCTACGGCGTCTCGGGCCCGTTCCGCGACGGCCTGGCCGAGCGGGGCCTGCACTACGTCGTCGGCGTGACCGACGAGATGCTGGTCTTCACCGAGGAGCCGAGGTGGGACGAGCCCAAGGCCGGGACGGGCGGGCGGCCGCAGAAGCGGCGTCGCCTGGCCGAGGGCTCGCCCCGGCCGGTGGGCCTGAAGGAGCTGGCGGCGCGGACGCCGCGCCGGAAGGTGACGTGGCGGGAGGGGACCAAGGGCCCGATGTGGGGCCGATTCGCCTGGCTGCGCGTTTGGCCGGGCCAGGGATGGGCGACAGGCGATTGCGCCGGGGCGGAGCCGATCTGGCTGCTGATCGAGGAGCAGGCCGACGGCAAGCTGAAGTACGCCTTCAGCAACCTCCCGGCCGATACCAGCCGGATCCGCGCGGTGCGCCTGTGGCGGAGTCGCTGGCCGGTGGAGCTCGGGTACCAGCAGATGAAGGAGGAACTGGGGCTGGACCACCACGAGGGCCGCTCGTGGCGGGGCTTCCACCATCACGCCTGCCTGGTGATGTTGGCCTTCGGGTTCCTCACCCTGGAGCGACGCCGAGCCCGTCGGGGGCGATCCCGGCCGGGCAAAAAGGGGGAGGCCGAGCGCCGGTGA
- a CDS encoding ISAzo13 family transposase (programmed frameshift) → MRPSPEMIPVLIDAAKALKGSPKRVFMAKTVAAMGRGGQRWAQEHLGWCRETIRKGTHELRSGMTCVDAFSARRRKPAEEHLPRLLDDIRSIADGQSQADPKFQTKGLFTRISAAEVRRQLIATKGYTDEELPTQQTINTKLNLLGYRLSRVAKCRPQKGVPQTDAIFDQLKAVNPEADRARGTLRLSIDAKATVHVGPFSRRGRSRTGTKAADHDFKPVATLTPFGIFLPEHDDLWLYMARSKVTSDFIADRLEQWWEGVRLRFLRVKTLVINLDNGPENHSRRSQFLKRIVAFARKYRLVVQLAYYPPYHSKYNPIERCWGVLEMHWNGSLLDSVEAVLGFARSMTWKRKHPVVSLVETTYAKGVRLKPEEMEALEAEVIRLPSLEKWFVKIPRKRGRPRKT, encoded by the exons ATGCGGCCCAGCCCCGAGATGATCCCCGTCCTCATCGATGCCGCCAAGGCCCTCAAGGGCAGTCCGAAGCGAGTCTTCATGGCCAAGACCGTCGCAGCGATGGGGCGGGGTGGACAACGCTGGGCCCAGGAGCATCTCGGCTGGTGCCGGGAGACCATCCGCAAGGGCACGCACGAACTCCGCTCGGGCATGACCTGCGTGGACGCCTTCTCGGCCCGCCGTCGCAAGCCCGCCGAGGAGCACTTGCCCCGACTCCTCGATGACATCCGCAGCATCGCCGACGGGCAGAGCCAGGCCGACCCCAAGTTCCAGACCAAGGGGCTCTTCACCCGGATCAGTGCCGCCGAGGTCCGACGCCAGTTGATCGCCACGAAGGGCTACACCGACGAGGAGTTGCCCACCCAGCAGACCATCAACACCAAGCTGAACCTGCTGGGCTATCGCCTCTCCAGGGTGGCCAAGTGCCGCCCCCAAAAAG GAGTCCCGCAGACCGATGCCATCTTCGATCAACTGAAGGCGGTCAACCCCGAGGCGGATCGGGCCAGGGGCACCCTGCGGCTCTCGATCGACGCCAAGGCGACGGTGCATGTCGGCCCCTTCTCACGGCGGGGCCGGAGCCGGACCGGCACGAAGGCGGCGGATCACGACTTCAAGCCCGTGGCGACGCTGACCCCCTTCGGCATCTTCCTGCCCGAGCACGACGACCTGTGGCTGTACATGGCCCGGTCGAAGGTCACCAGCGACTTCATCGCCGATCGCCTGGAGCAATGGTGGGAGGGCGTCCGCCTGCGGTTCCTGCGGGTCAAGACGCTGGTGATCAACCTGGACAACGGCCCGGAGAACCACAGCCGGCGGAGCCAGTTCCTCAAGCGGATCGTGGCCTTCGCCCGCAAGTATCGCCTGGTGGTGCAGTTGGCGTACTACCCGCCGTACCACAGCAAGTACAACCCGATCGAGCGGTGCTGGGGCGTGCTGGAGATGCACTGGAACGGGTCGCTGCTGGACTCGGTGGAGGCGGTGTTGGGATTCGCCCGATCGATGACCTGGAAGCGGAAGCACCCGGTGGTCAGCCTGGTGGAGACGACCTACGCCAAGGGGGTCAGGCTGAAGCCCGAGGAGATGGAGGCGTTGGAGGCCGAGGTGATCCGCCTGCCGTCGCTTGAGAAGTGGTTCGTGAAGATCCCTCGTAAGCGAGGCAGGCCACGGAAGACGTAG
- a CDS encoding transposase: MPHPDPADPPRRRANRRRGHGTFANDRPPIAGVVGRQSGEFRSEVLDHADGAELQEVIDCTTLGGTVVNTDEWKGYSGLPGMRRVHRAVDHSGPKSGWARDDDGDGVREVHCNTQERIWTHVRNFLRRFYGVSKWYLAQYQAVFQWGYNIKSVTDEFLRILLGIPPSTDSAP; encoded by the coding sequence ATCCCGCATCCCGATCCGGCCGACCCGCCGCGACGGCGTGCCAACCGCCGCCGCGGCCACGGGACCTTCGCCAACGACCGGCCGCCGATCGCCGGCGTGGTCGGGCGGCAGTCGGGTGAGTTCCGCTCGGAGGTGCTCGACCACGCCGACGGGGCGGAGTTGCAGGAGGTGATCGACTGCACGACGCTCGGGGGGACGGTGGTTAACACCGACGAGTGGAAGGGCTACTCCGGCTTGCCCGGGATGAGGCGGGTCCACCGGGCGGTGGACCACTCGGGGCCGAAGTCGGGCTGGGCGCGGGATGACGACGGGGACGGGGTGCGTGAGGTGCACTGCAACACGCAGGAGAGGATCTGGACGCACGTCCGGAACTTCCTGCGGCGGTTCTATGGCGTGAGCAAATGGTACCTGGCCCAGTACCAGGCGGTCTTCCAATGGGGGTACAACATCAAGTCCGTCACGGATGAGTTCCTGAGGATCCTGCTGGGGATACCCCCGAGCACGGATTCCGCCCCATGA